In one Tachysurus fulvidraco isolate hzauxx_2018 chromosome 16, HZAU_PFXX_2.0, whole genome shotgun sequence genomic region, the following are encoded:
- the cep170bb gene encoding centrosomal protein of 170 kDa protein B isoform X1 — translation MSVTSWFLVSSSGTRHRLPREMIFVGREDCELMLQSRSVDKQHAVINYNAATDEHLVKDLGSLNGTFVNDLRIPDQTYITLKLSDIVRFGYDSHVYVLERSQHRVPEEALKHEKYTSQLQMDLKSSELKKKELQDDKTKTDRSERKSLTETSVCRPTPLYGQPSWWGEDDTASKDFINEGHKTDDSRTEVLKEAEVNGCLQEFHEIQSKSTFLYHREPSYFEIPTKEIQTHSTFAEMELNDIPTKDTDSLPKSTPPVYQSHASFTIEFDECTPGKIKIKDHVTKFSSRQRSKPSSAKVSSAAPTEVQSPESKVADWLVQSDVGMMSSRRPTSDDVYSTKSDLAMHIRTLKGHHHEDGTQSDSEDPVINGKRSKSQHSVQSEEANVSKKLEPSDAYKPQLLSKNIHDFSSVPEGTGLEEPSPPTQSQVKCGHQEPLSQQAFIIEFFDDNPRKKRSQSFTHNPAHSDNYSALKAKLEKRKGAERPASVHGNIPPTQQITVPLKGLSHGVHQRSSSLKREKTEDTMSKGGMSPSSSCSITSSSSRSSPAITIKPFGSIGKKSKLAQEFVNEFLNESSPPMSAPPVMMSPSHTHLPSPENKRVFAPSSISYPASPLETHTHSLPQMPLPASSPISVPSLPPSGGLDSSVSDIPPFTPVLSTGADFKALRTHPKGSAAIRTEDEDSLSDAGTYTIETESQDKDVEEARSMIDQVFGVLDAPEYSGVYRPVINEQDQLNQTHSELMHTSAEELNSSISADPESFLEGHSDPCEPKWVSRWASLADPCSDSVSKAASLGSRHQGTDSNRDVKAALSQSVDQSESECTQSSKTRRLLPQVPSAGEKQESNIPCIVIQTKPSVEFDPSENVSRTSQPDPTQRLKVQEDVDHDTLSDTSHSDDSSILDRSSKSQEQYRMSASLVSESIQPKSTSFYIGSEEGFYRSDAARSPVLTQTERAPSPKMPPTTVLIRHLSNQEYKRSVKPNSSAPNLQIHNKDSVPSKEPPSSSFVRQESFTKDRPSDNIQVKRLPQISSHPTLQELGALGSEREALSKENKQSMSSQRQKEGGSAEQAEDSFSGESDVDTASTVSLVSSKNVPISTVKKRTSSSARKDKSSKTRQPTAREQLSEKRRNNTITETSAAKSESTRCLHLRRSTGNSGSLDFSDNQIHSQTETTSSDHESTSRPSNRKKLSASRQNQDSNKSSKAAHQVLTRSNSLSAPRPTRASMLRRARLGETSDNEGVEADRASQGSQNTLSSGDSKKLSRLDILAMPRKRTGSFTTPSDNESLNKQTQSRASDSNANGRRMSTSETKPTKISPTADKHLSSRTHSNQTKHSGTGTSTQTQTPQRLIPTRLDIEDDDAQNEHYQNWTNHSAEIARLSQDLAKDLAILAREIHDVAGDADTHTPAATGYSTPPGSTPHTPASTISAREELVHHIPDASLSYQKVPAGSPSPVDQDSDGAKRRPWNREEVILDNLMLNPVSQLSQAIRENTEQLTEKMKSLFHNTTDVWEEIEAKINAEDEVPIIKTSNKEISSILQELRRAQRQLEVINSIVEPGGGVKISAPPAAEKKKSSSAKSKRGGK, via the exons acctTTGTGAATGACCTGAGGATTCCTGATCAGACATACATAACACTCAAACTGTCTGACATCGTTCGCTTCGGATATG ATTCCCATGTGTACGTTCTGGAGCGAAGTCAACATCGAGTGCCAGAGGAAGCTCTGAAG CATGAGAAATACACCAGCCAGCTGCAGATGGATTTAAAATCCTCTgagttgaaaaagaaagaactgcaGGATGACAAGACGAAGACAGACAGGTCTGAACGCAAGAGTCTCACAG aaacCTCTGTGTGTCGCCCCACTCCTCTATACGGTCAGCCCTCATGGTGGGGAGAGGATGATACAGCTAGTAAAGATTTCATTAATGAAGGACATAAAACAGATGATAGTCGAACAG AAGTCCTGAAGGAAGCAGAAGTGAATGGCTGCCTTCAGGAATTTCATGAGATCCAGAGCAAGTCTACATTCCTGTACCACAGAGAACCGAGTTATTTTGAAATTCCCACCAAGGAGATTCAAACTCACTCCACATTTGCAGAAATGGAGCTGAATGACATTCCCACTAAGGACACAGACAGCTTACCGAAATCCACTCCGCCTGTTTATCAGAGCCATGCCTCATTCACCATTGAGTTTGATGAATGCACACCAGGAAAGATTAAAATCAAAGACCATGTGACCAAATTCTCATCTCGCCAGCGCAGTAAACCATCGAGTGCGAAAGTGTCCAGTGCTGCACCTACAGAGGTCCAGTCTCCAGAGAGCAAGGTTGCTGATTGGCTGGTTCAGAGTGATGTAGGCATGATGTCATCAAGGCGACCTACCAGCGATGATGTCTACAGCACTAAGAGTGACCTCGCAATGCACATCAGGACACTGAAAG GCCACCATCATGAAGATGGCACACAGAGTGATTCTGAAGATCCTGTAATAAATGGAAAGAGGAGTAAATCTCAACACTCAGTCCAATCAGAGGAAGCAAATGTGTCAAAAAAATTAGAACCATCTGATGCTTATAAACCTCAATTACTATCGAAAAACATTCATGACTTCTCCAGTGTTCCTGAAGGAACCGGACTAGAGGAACCTTCACCTCCAACTCAAAGTCAGGTGAAATGTGGGCATCAGGAACCACTGAGCCAGCAGGCatttattattgaattttttgATGATAATCCACGCAAGAAACGTTCCCAGTCTTTTACCCACAATCCTGCACACAGTGATAACTATTCAGCCCTCAAAGCGAAACTGGAAAAGCGGAAAGGAGCTGAAAGGCCTGCATCTGTTCATGGTAATATTCCTCCCACACAACAGATCACGGTTCCTCTGAAGGGCTTAAGTCACGGAGTTCATCAAAGATCAAGTTcactaaagagagagaaaacggaGGACACAATGAGTAAGGGTGGCATGTCCCCTTCATCTTCCTGTTCTATCACTTCCTCTTCATCTCGCTCTTCTCCAGCAATCACCATTAAACCTTTTGGCAGCATCGGAAAGAAATCCAAACTTGCTCAAGAATTTGTTAACGAGTTTCTTAATGAATCCTCACCACCGATGTCAGCACCACCGGTGATGatgtcaccatcacacacccaTCTTCCATCTCCAGAGAACAAACGCGTATTTGCCCCCTCCTCTATATCTTATCCGGCATCTCCattagagacacacacacacagtctgccCCAAATGCCCCTTCCTGCTTCTTCTCCTATTTCTGTgccctctctccctccatctggGGGTCTAGATTCCAGTGTTTCAGATATACCTCCATTTACACCTGTACTGAGCACTGGGGCAGATTTTAAAGCCCTAAGAACACACCCTAAAGGCTCTGCGGCAATCCGTACAGAGGACGAGGACAGTTTGAGTGATGCTGGAACTTACACTATTGAGACTGAGTCTCAGGATAAAGATGTGGAAGAAGCTCGCAGTATGATCGATCAG GTGTTTGGAGTGCTGGATGCTCCTGAGTACAGTGGGGTTTACAGGCCGGTCATCAACGAGCAAGATCAATTAAACCAAACCCACTCTGAACTCATGCACACATCAGCTGAAGAGCTCAATTCCAGCATCAGTGCAGATCCAGAAAGCTTCCTGGAG gGACATTCTGACCCATGTGAACCTAAGTGGGTGTCTCGGTGGGCGAGTTTAGCAGATCCTTGTAGTGACTCTGTAAGTAAAGCAGCATCCTTAGGAAGTAGACATCAAGGAACTGATTCAAACAGAG ATGTCAAAGCTGCACTGAGCCAAAGTGTGGATCAGTCAGAATCAGAGTGTACTCAGAGCTCAAAAACCAGACGTCTTCTTCCTCAGGTTCCTTCTGCAGGAGAAAAGCAGGAAAGTAACATTCCCTGTATCGTGATCCAGACTAAGCCAAGTGTGGAGTTCGATCCATCTGAAAATGTTTCTAGGACATCACAGCCAGATCCCACTCAGAGGTTAAAGGTTCAGGAAGATGTGGATCATGATACCCTGAGTGATACCAGCCATTCTGATGATAGCTCAATCCTGGACAGGAGCTCAAAGAGTCAAGAGCAATACAGAATGTCAGCATCATTAGTATCTGAAAGCATCCAGCCAAAGTCCACTTCTTTCTACATCGGCTCTGAGGAAGGCTTCTACAGATCTGATGCTGCCCGAAGTCCGGTTCTTACTCAGACCGAGCGGGCGCCTTCTCCCAAAATGCCTCCAACCACCGTCCTGATACGACACCTGAGTAACCAGGAGTACAAGCGCTCAGTGAAGCCAAACTCATCAGCACCAAATCTCCAAATCCATAACAAAGATTCTGTTCCCTCCAAAGAACCTCCATCATCCTCTTTCGTTCGCCAGGAGAGTTTCACCAAAGATAGACCAAGTGACAACATCCAGGTTAAAAGGTTACCTCAAATTTCTAGTCATCCCACTCTACAGGAATTAGGTGCCCTAGGAAGTGAGCGAGAAGCTTTATCAAAAGAAAACAAGCAGTCCATGTCTTCTCAAAGGCAGAAAGAGGGAGGTTCTGCTGAACAGGCTGAGGATTCTTTTTCTGGAGAATCAGATGTGGACACGGCGAGCACTGTGAGCTTAGTTAGCAGCAAAAATGTGCCTATTAGCACAGTTAAGAAGCGTACGTCTTCAAGTGCCCGTAAGGATAAATCATCTAAAACCAGACAGCCAACAGCTCGGGAGCAACTTTCAGAAAAACGCCGTAATAATACAATTACGGAGACTAGTGCTGCTAAATCTGAATCCACACGTTGTCTGCATTTACGCCGCAGCACCGGAAACAGTGGTTCATTAGATTTTTCTGACAATCAGATTCACAGCCAAACGGAAACCACGTCTTCTGATCACGAATCAACATCACGACCTTCTAATCGCAAGAAACTCTCAGCGTCTCGGCAAAACCAAGACTCAAACAAATCCAGTAAAGCGGCCCACCAGGTTCTCACTCGGTCCAATAGTCTCTCAGCTCCCAGACCGACGCGGGCCTCCATGCTGCGCCGCGCCCGACTCGGAGAAACATCCGATAATGAAGGTGTGGAAGCAGATCGTGCGTCTCAGGGTTCGCAAAACACATTGTCCTCTGGAGACAGTAAAAAGCTCTCGAGATTGGACATTTTAGCGATGCCACGTAAACGCACAGGATCTTTCACCACTCCCAGTGATAACGAGTCACTGAATAAGCAAACACAGAGTCGTGCTTCTGACTCGAACGCTAACGGGAGAAGAATGTCCACAAGTGAAACAAAACCAACCAAAATTTCTCCAACAGCAGACAAACATCTGTCCAGTCGCACACACAGTAATCAGACTAAACACTCCGGCACAGGCA CTTCAACTCAGACACAAACTCCACAGAGACTCATTCCCACACGGTTGGACATAGAAGACGATGACGCCCAAAACGAGCACTACCAGAACTGGACCAATCACAGCGCAGAGATTGCCAG ACTGAGTCAGGACTTGGCCAAAGATCTTGCTATTCTCGCACGTGAAATCCATGATGTAGCTGGagatgctgacacacacacacctgcagcgaCGGGGTACAGCACTCCACCAggctccaccccacacacacctgcatccaCTATTTCTGCCCGAGAGGAG TTGGTTCATCACATCCCAGATGCCAGTCTGAGTTATCAAAAGGTTCCTGCAGGTTCCCCGAGTCCCGTGGATCAGGACAGTGATGGAGCCAAACGACGCCCCTGGAACAGAGAAGAG GTGATTCTGGACAATCTGATGCTGAACCCCGTGTCACAGCTGTCACAGGCCatcagagagaacacagaacagcTCACGGAGAAAATGAA